From the genome of Pseudomonas sp. Teo4, one region includes:
- a CDS encoding TetR/AcrR family transcriptional regulator yields MLVRLEQYLDTFDWSGLTRGKQVILESFLLVATREGIANVSMRSLAAAAGVKPPTMYFHFPEGREQIVAAAMRWHYNSFAHALKRALAECRTPGAYWSSLIGFHVRQQLQCPENDIWDALVATDRIAKTLPEDLRREVEDWESFCDYMYFAIAQDLGAKGSMLEARALRKLIDSINSWWSWSGSEADLDGAVAYTLKLAQRIIIT; encoded by the coding sequence ATGTTGGTTCGCCTTGAGCAGTATTTAGACACATTTGACTGGAGTGGGTTGACTCGTGGCAAGCAGGTGATTTTGGAATCGTTCCTGCTTGTAGCGACTCGCGAGGGAATCGCAAATGTTTCGATGCGCAGCCTGGCAGCAGCAGCTGGAGTGAAGCCCCCGACTATGTATTTCCACTTCCCTGAAGGGCGTGAGCAAATTGTCGCGGCTGCGATGCGTTGGCATTACAATAGTTTCGCTCATGCACTCAAAAGAGCGCTTGCTGAGTGTCGGACACCAGGCGCCTATTGGTCGTCTCTCATTGGCTTCCACGTTCGGCAGCAACTGCAGTGCCCCGAAAATGACATCTGGGATGCACTTGTTGCAACCGATCGTATCGCGAAAACCCTTCCTGAGGACTTACGGAGAGAAGTCGAGGATTGGGAAAGCTTTTGTGATTATATGTACTTTGCTATCGCCCAGGATTTGGGGGCGAAAGGATCAATGCTGGAGGCAAGAGCTTTGCGTAAGCTAATTGACTCTATTAATTCTTGGTGGTCTTGGAGTGGGAGCGAGGCGGACTTGGATGGAGCTGTCGCATACACTTTAAAATTGGCTCAGCGTATTATTATAACTTGA
- a CDS encoding helix-turn-helix transcriptional regulator has protein sequence MYTTELSSKCHDYARNTTAFLKNTTGCSAVVFTWYQGDSSQPPHFQLGADERMIAEYYDTYYEADPLRADRLIQSETYYETLSNARERHDQNLLERYYPFLRKYKIQEELDLLFCAGGTPVASAALLMQNRKTESLRNGDLQEVHRYLQYTFSILPAVRLIELNTELESRYKLTPKERAVAELLVAGESNKSIAALLGMELPTTKTHVLHIFEKLQVESRAKMISLLAGIR, from the coding sequence ATGTATACCACAGAGTTAAGCAGCAAATGTCATGACTATGCGAGGAACACTACCGCCTTCCTGAAAAACACGACCGGTTGTTCAGCAGTGGTGTTCACCTGGTATCAAGGCGATTCAAGCCAGCCACCCCATTTCCAACTGGGTGCAGATGAACGCATGATTGCCGAGTATTATGATACCTACTACGAAGCCGACCCGCTCCGCGCCGACCGTCTTATTCAGAGCGAGACTTATTACGAGACGCTGTCTAATGCGAGAGAGAGACATGATCAGAACTTACTGGAGAGATACTACCCCTTCCTTCGAAAATACAAAATCCAGGAGGAGCTCGACTTGTTGTTTTGTGCGGGCGGAACTCCGGTTGCGTCAGCTGCATTACTTATGCAAAACAGAAAAACAGAAAGCCTACGAAATGGTGACCTACAGGAAGTGCACAGATACTTGCAGTATACTTTCTCAATACTGCCAGCGGTTAGGCTAATTGAGCTCAACACCGAATTGGAAAGCCGTTACAAACTTACCCCAAAAGAGCGTGCAGTCGCTGAACTCTTAGTCGCAGGCGAGTCGAACAAGTCCATAGCGGCGCTACTGGGTATGGAGCTACCAACGACCAAAACCCATGTGCTACACATTTTCGAAAAACTACAAGTAGAAAGCAGGGCAAAAATGATATCCCTTTTGGCGGGCATCCGCTAG
- a CDS encoding 6,7-dimethyl-8-ribityllumazine synthase codes for MRNGGYAFLRAGASKELTQESYEGFCEMIQREHVDCFGISDVFTIPYVAMMLAKTGRYKAIVACALVNEQAAWHQEHLVKSVFEGLTKVSVDTDVLIVPLIFESSARTDSNHRPLDAEALFLKGMEAASTALEVFKVKSSVFALKDVLSRLWPV; via the coding sequence GTGAGAAATGGCGGATATGCCTTTTTAAGGGCCGGAGCTAGTAAGGAATTGACGCAAGAGTCCTATGAGGGCTTTTGTGAGATGATTCAGAGAGAGCATGTCGATTGCTTTGGTATCTCGGATGTATTTACGATCCCATATGTTGCAATGATGCTTGCCAAAACAGGTCGCTACAAAGCCATTGTTGCTTGTGCGCTGGTTAATGAACAGGCGGCTTGGCACCAGGAACACCTTGTGAAAAGTGTTTTCGAAGGCCTGACGAAAGTAAGTGTAGATACCGACGTGTTGATAGTGCCGTTGATCTTCGAATCGTCGGCTCGCACTGACAGCAATCATCGCCCCCTTGATGCTGAAGCGTTATTTTTAAAAGGAATGGAGGCCGCCAGTACGGCCTTGGAAGTTTTCAAGGTGAAGTCTTCAGTTTTTGCGCTAAAAGACGTTCTTTCAAGGCTTTGGCCCGTTTGA
- a CDS encoding APC family permease codes for MKNLDEAAKPSRASSSDCSEFAPGTQALKGKMSGWALLFSVLAFAAPVTSVSSLIPFVIQGGGIGAPLLILAATGLMLAFSIGFVTMSKHVTKPGAFYAYVAEACGIKIGQGTAFVAVFAYFTLGFCTIALVGPVISNFLSDVFKLTNVPWYVGSFIAFGITGTLAYLRIDLSAKVLTLVMFAEIGVVLLFNLIVPISTDSQHLSFAPLSPTHFLDGNFTVAFLYSIIIFIGFESTAVYRDEVKNPERSIPIVTYCAVLFIGIFYAFSAWMTITAYGIDYVMAVADKDAASLFMNAMANYLGKTSVDITRGILIISAIACLLSAHNALARYIHSLSRNGAIPPTFSKIHPKHKSPYIASFTCTLGWGVATLAFINSDPNVLYARVGGVGTYAMLILMSLTAIAVLYFFLRRKQFGFKITVCPLVAVAGILSFTVLTTIDFHYLTGGEPGSGVWLQLIIVVMFAYGYLSASLKPQPALMMTSD; via the coding sequence ATGAAAAACTTAGACGAGGCAGCAAAGCCTTCGCGCGCCTCCAGCAGTGATTGCTCTGAATTTGCTCCAGGCACACAGGCTCTGAAGGGAAAAATGAGCGGATGGGCGCTTCTTTTCTCAGTACTTGCATTTGCAGCCCCCGTCACCTCAGTAAGTAGCTTAATACCCTTCGTGATTCAAGGCGGGGGGATTGGAGCGCCACTGTTGATCTTGGCAGCCACCGGTTTGATGCTAGCCTTCAGTATCGGCTTCGTTACCATGTCAAAACACGTAACGAAACCCGGGGCATTTTATGCCTATGTCGCTGAAGCGTGCGGCATTAAGATTGGACAAGGAACAGCATTCGTTGCTGTCTTCGCTTATTTCACGCTTGGTTTTTGCACTATCGCATTAGTCGGCCCTGTTATTTCGAACTTCCTATCTGATGTTTTCAAGCTCACTAATGTACCTTGGTACGTAGGGAGCTTTATTGCTTTTGGCATAACCGGAACACTAGCCTACCTGCGCATCGATCTCTCCGCTAAAGTACTGACCCTGGTCATGTTTGCAGAGATAGGCGTCGTGCTTCTATTTAATTTGATAGTACCTATATCGACTGACAGCCAGCACCTATCCTTCGCGCCGCTTTCACCCACGCATTTTCTTGACGGCAACTTCACCGTAGCGTTCCTGTACAGCATCATAATATTCATCGGTTTCGAATCCACGGCTGTCTATCGAGACGAAGTAAAAAACCCCGAAAGATCGATACCTATCGTTACTTACTGCGCCGTGCTCTTCATTGGAATTTTCTACGCCTTCAGCGCCTGGATGACAATCACAGCTTACGGTATCGACTATGTCATGGCAGTTGCTGACAAGGACGCTGCCAGTCTATTCATGAACGCCATGGCTAACTACTTGGGCAAAACCAGCGTAGACATCACGCGAGGCATCCTGATTATTTCCGCCATCGCTTGCCTGCTTTCAGCGCACAATGCTCTCGCACGGTACATACATTCGCTCAGTCGCAACGGTGCGATTCCACCGACATTCTCTAAAATCCATCCAAAACATAAATCACCATACATTGCCAGCTTTACGTGCACCCTTGGGTGGGGCGTGGCCACTTTAGCCTTCATCAATTCAGATCCCAATGTACTCTATGCCAGAGTTGGCGGCGTGGGCACCTATGCAATGCTTATCTTAATGTCACTGACCGCCATTGCAGTATTGTATTTCTTTCTTCGACGAAAACAGTTTGGTTTCAAGATCACGGTTTGCCCTCTGGTCGCCGTGGCCGGAATTTTGAGCTTCACCGTGCTTACCACAATAGATTTCCACTACCTCACGGGTGGCGAACCCGGCTCTGGAGTATGGCTACAGCTGATTATCGTCGTCATGTTTGCCTATGGTTACCTTTCAGCATCGCTGAAGCCACAGCCAGCCCTGATGATGACATCTGACTAA
- a CDS encoding sigma-54-dependent Fis family transcriptional regulator, producing the protein MNQTNTTRQHEIAAGSLSKSAIISLREQFLDDPRNTDLSALRPVIARSWQRSVLCQVSPAQKAMDLIAKPQIDEQILRSASPILTELERLCIDSQGIVTLSDSMGTIADFRGDPQMVRRAEKCFPILGGCMSEDQVGTNSEGTAIEEGGAVQVWGAEHFNDALQDMYCTSVPIRDPLRRSIRGVLSLAFPERLVVGMDPRSIMLILQGAASEITSALAARLAAKEQSLLAEYLREVRKRGSEAVVAMDGRTTIASRGAMQLLDQSDYAVLAGYAQEVQASDRPMEREICCGPDRTLHLQVRPVSAGDSDAGSVIRLRKVESRARVVVPRASASKEYFEHIVGKSSTFKRSVEGAATAASREIPAYIVGEAGTGKRLLAEAVAGQLSSDISTYECSAVSLDNPLDLQKIDDELNQGSALILHEVESLPAIFRDQLADLISSKAQPRIVMTARKVTDELLPLISSMQGIEIQMPPLRTRREDIPLLVEHFLSQLPQKRRAGARLMELLVGAEWPGNVRQLKEVVESAALKASGGEVKVEDLTELHRRALARSRLSRLQKAELDQIREALVEAGGNRLRAAEILRIGRSTLYRKIDSYTSRGFDIGVKC; encoded by the coding sequence ATGAACCAAACGAATACAACTAGACAGCATGAAATTGCTGCAGGTTCACTCAGCAAATCTGCCATCATCTCACTCCGAGAACAGTTTCTCGATGACCCACGCAATACCGATCTGTCCGCATTGAGGCCAGTGATTGCCCGCTCATGGCAACGTAGTGTTCTCTGCCAGGTGAGCCCGGCACAGAAAGCGATGGATCTCATTGCCAAGCCTCAGATCGACGAGCAAATTCTACGTTCCGCCAGCCCTATCCTTACTGAGCTCGAGCGTCTGTGCATAGATTCTCAGGGCATTGTTACACTTTCCGATTCAATGGGAACGATCGCAGATTTTCGTGGCGATCCCCAGATGGTTCGGCGTGCAGAAAAATGCTTCCCAATCTTGGGGGGCTGCATGTCGGAAGATCAGGTCGGCACCAACTCCGAAGGCACTGCGATCGAGGAGGGTGGTGCTGTACAGGTCTGGGGGGCTGAGCATTTTAATGATGCACTCCAGGACATGTATTGCACCTCGGTGCCAATTCGAGACCCGCTGCGACGTTCAATCAGAGGCGTGCTGAGCCTTGCGTTCCCAGAGCGCCTGGTTGTCGGTATGGATCCCCGCTCGATCATGCTGATTCTACAAGGCGCTGCTTCTGAGATTACCAGTGCGCTCGCTGCTCGCCTGGCAGCCAAGGAGCAGTCCTTGCTTGCTGAGTACCTCCGTGAGGTGCGCAAGCGTGGATCTGAAGCAGTTGTGGCGATGGACGGTCGTACGACGATTGCCAGCCGTGGTGCCATGCAGTTGCTTGACCAGAGCGACTATGCCGTTTTGGCTGGGTATGCTCAGGAGGTTCAGGCTTCAGACCGTCCGATGGAGCGTGAAATCTGCTGCGGCCCAGACAGAACCCTTCATCTCCAGGTGCGTCCTGTATCCGCCGGCGACAGTGATGCGGGCTCGGTAATCCGGCTACGCAAGGTTGAGTCCCGCGCGCGGGTAGTAGTGCCAAGGGCCTCCGCTAGCAAGGAATACTTCGAGCATATCGTTGGTAAGAGCTCCACTTTCAAGCGTTCTGTTGAAGGTGCTGCTACCGCTGCTAGCCGCGAAATCCCTGCCTACATCGTTGGAGAGGCCGGAACCGGCAAGCGATTGTTGGCGGAGGCAGTAGCTGGCCAGTTGTCCAGTGATATCTCGACCTACGAATGCAGTGCAGTAAGTCTGGATAATCCATTGGATCTCCAGAAGATCGACGATGAGCTGAATCAGGGCTCAGCGCTGATTCTGCATGAGGTGGAGAGCTTGCCGGCAATCTTCCGTGACCAGTTAGCCGACTTGATCTCTTCCAAGGCCCAGCCACGCATCGTGATGACAGCTAGAAAGGTGACAGATGAACTGCTGCCACTGATCTCAAGTATGCAAGGCATTGAGATTCAAATGCCGCCGTTGAGGACTCGTCGGGAGGATATCCCCCTGCTTGTCGAGCATTTCCTTAGCCAGCTGCCGCAAAAACGGCGCGCTGGTGCACGGCTGATGGAGCTCCTGGTTGGAGCTGAGTGGCCTGGAAATGTCCGCCAATTGAAAGAGGTGGTGGAGTCTGCGGCCCTCAAGGCTTCTGGCGGTGAGGTCAAAGTCGAAGACTTGACCGAGTTGCACCGTCGCGCCTTGGCGAGAAGCCGACTGAGCCGACTGCAGAAGGCTGAGCTGGATCAGATCCGTGAAGCCTTAGTCGAGGCCGGCGGTAACCGTTTACGGGCGGCTGAGATCCTTCGGATTGGTCGATCGACTCTCTATAGGAAGATTGACTCTTATACCAGCCGAGGCTTCGATATCGGCGTAAAATGCTGA
- a CDS encoding MFS transporter encodes MALGGFAIGTGEFSVMGLMPNIATDLALTEPEVGYAISAYAAGVVVGAPALAILGAKLRRKNLLMLLMALYTIGNVASALAPTFASMVAFRFISGIPHGTYFGIAAVVASQAVPIDERASAVSKMMLGLTLAMLLGNPLATVLGQYFGWRSAFLVVGLIALCTIGMIWRFIAHPHHEVASNPAKEIKAFSQSQVWFALAIAAIGFSGMFCVFSYLAPTMLQITMVSPQWIPFGLAAFGLGGIIGNIVGGKLADALQFRAVGYVLVWSVVVMLLFTVAASSIWSVLLGSMLVGTMIALTSPLQIRLMDIAHEAPSLAAASNHAALNLANALGPWLGGMAITAGMGWTITGYIGAATALVGLGIYLLARRLELKS; translated from the coding sequence ATGGCTCTGGGCGGCTTTGCCATAGGGACTGGTGAGTTTTCGGTCATGGGTCTCATGCCTAACATCGCAACTGACTTGGCATTGACTGAGCCGGAAGTTGGGTACGCTATCAGCGCCTATGCCGCAGGCGTAGTGGTTGGGGCTCCCGCGCTGGCAATTCTTGGCGCTAAGCTACGACGCAAAAACCTACTCATGCTACTGATGGCGCTTTATACGATCGGTAACGTGGCCAGCGCTCTGGCTCCAACCTTCGCAAGCATGGTGGCGTTCCGATTCATTAGTGGCATACCTCATGGCACCTACTTCGGCATCGCGGCGGTAGTCGCTTCGCAAGCCGTGCCGATTGACGAGCGGGCAAGCGCTGTATCGAAAATGATGCTGGGACTGACGCTAGCTATGCTCTTGGGCAATCCTCTAGCGACAGTCCTCGGGCAGTACTTTGGATGGCGCTCAGCATTCTTAGTAGTTGGACTGATAGCCTTGTGCACGATTGGAATGATTTGGAGGTTTATCGCTCACCCTCACCATGAAGTCGCGAGCAATCCTGCCAAAGAAATCAAAGCATTTTCCCAGTCCCAGGTTTGGTTTGCGCTGGCAATCGCGGCCATTGGATTTTCGGGCATGTTCTGCGTGTTCAGCTACCTAGCACCCACCATGCTCCAGATCACCATGGTTTCCCCTCAATGGATTCCTTTTGGCCTCGCAGCATTCGGGCTCGGTGGAATCATCGGCAATATCGTCGGCGGCAAGCTAGCGGATGCACTGCAATTCCGTGCAGTAGGATATGTGCTGGTTTGGTCTGTCGTGGTGATGCTGCTCTTTACTGTAGCTGCGAGCTCAATCTGGTCTGTGCTCCTCGGCTCTATGCTTGTGGGCACCATGATCGCCTTGACATCCCCACTCCAGATCAGATTGATGGATATTGCTCATGAAGCTCCTAGCCTGGCGGCAGCGTCGAACCATGCCGCATTGAATCTGGCCAATGCTCTGGGCCCTTGGCTCGGGGGGATGGCTATTACAGCCGGTATGGGTTGGACGATTACAGGCTACATCGGTGCAGCCACAGCCTTAGTGGGGCTGGGAATCTATTTGCTAGCTCGACGCTTGGAATTGAAGAGCTGA
- a CDS encoding methyl-accepting chemotaxis protein, translated as MQIQFREIDQVATASNEMSATAQDVASNASSAATAAQGADEAAQDGMTIIQQSTEEIANLCEEVSRAVIQVEELAVSSEQIGSVLDVIRGIAEQTNLLALNAAIEAARAGESGRGFAVVADEVRALARRTQDSVEEIRHVVEQIQSHTRSVVTLMHNSQGKAQDNARSIQEALTALERIGQAVSVITSMNLQIASAAEEQGAVAEEVNRNVANIRTVTESLTNQATQSAQMTGQLNALTAEQMRLMDHFRV; from the coding sequence ATGCAAATCCAGTTTCGTGAGATCGACCAGGTCGCTACTGCCTCAAATGAAATGAGTGCAACAGCCCAAGATGTTGCCAGTAACGCTTCCAGTGCTGCTACCGCTGCGCAGGGCGCTGATGAGGCTGCTCAGGATGGCATGACTATCATTCAGCAGAGCACTGAAGAGATCGCCAATCTCTGTGAGGAGGTCAGTCGGGCTGTCATCCAGGTCGAAGAACTTGCCGTCAGCAGCGAGCAGATCGGATCGGTTCTCGATGTGATACGGGGAATTGCCGAGCAAACCAATCTCTTGGCCTTGAATGCTGCTATCGAAGCTGCCAGGGCAGGAGAAAGTGGCCGAGGATTTGCGGTTGTTGCAGATGAGGTCAGGGCCCTGGCACGCAGGACTCAGGATTCCGTCGAAGAGATACGTCACGTTGTAGAGCAGATCCAAAGTCACACGCGCAGCGTTGTTACGCTGATGCACAACAGTCAGGGAAAGGCTCAAGACAATGCGCGTAGCATTCAGGAAGCACTCACAGCGTTGGAGCGTATCGGACAGGCGGTTTCAGTCATTACGAGCATGAATTTGCAGATCGCGAGCGCAGCGGAGGAGCAGGGTGCCGTGGCGGAGGAGGTGAACCGCAACGTAGCCAACATCAGGACGGTTACTGAATCCCTGACCAACCAAGCTACTCAATCGGCTCAAATGACAGGACAGTTGAACGCACTCACCGCGGAGCAGATGCGGCTCATGGATCACTTCAGGGTTTGA
- a CDS encoding APC family permease gives MASTAEAKVEEHTSSSGHAKLTGQMGAFSLALTVLAFSAPLTTVSGYIPVALSFGGVASPLAFILVTAMILIFGIGYVTLNTAVKRPGDFYSFISYGLGKEAGLGAGLMAAASYFVILTGVAAYFGVSCADFHKEISGYALPWYWYSLGCWLAVGVLGYLNVELSAKVLTWVMVAEIVVCLLFVFGVFGAGGVSSLGADVPFTPGELSKSNVNLPFAMLFVVSFFMGFEATALFRDEVRLPDQTIPLATYGAIVFIGLIYTVCAYALIMAYGSSAQEVASASPATMFSSAFEKFVGGRYRILVSGLILVSAFACILSIHNVLSRYLYNLGTDGALPGFLRQVHPRYASPYKASITVSFLVLAVLMPFILLGVKPEILYGQLSGVGTSGVIFLLTFVNFSALAWFFTKGRFEGASWTKSLLAPAVSSVFFIVLVFLVAKNFELLVGGEPGQRTWMLYSLAVVQIVGMGLACYYRVAKPHVFEKLGRSHS, from the coding sequence ATGGCGAGTACTGCGGAGGCCAAGGTCGAAGAGCATACTTCTTCCTCAGGGCATGCAAAGCTTACAGGTCAAATGGGTGCATTCAGTTTGGCTCTTACTGTGCTGGCATTCTCAGCACCTCTTACAACGGTCTCTGGTTACATTCCAGTGGCCTTGTCTTTTGGTGGGGTTGCTAGTCCTTTGGCCTTTATACTTGTCACAGCAATGATTCTGATTTTCGGGATTGGCTACGTGACTCTAAATACTGCTGTCAAACGTCCGGGTGATTTTTATTCCTTCATCAGTTACGGGCTAGGGAAGGAGGCTGGTTTAGGGGCGGGCTTGATGGCGGCAGCGTCCTACTTCGTTATCTTGACTGGCGTAGCGGCCTATTTTGGCGTTTCATGTGCTGATTTCCATAAGGAGATCTCTGGTTACGCTTTACCATGGTACTGGTACTCTTTGGGCTGCTGGCTGGCGGTAGGTGTTCTTGGTTATTTGAATGTCGAACTGTCAGCAAAAGTTCTGACTTGGGTAATGGTTGCTGAAATAGTCGTTTGTCTGCTTTTTGTGTTTGGTGTTTTTGGCGCTGGAGGAGTATCTTCTTTGGGGGCTGATGTCCCGTTCACTCCTGGCGAACTGTCGAAGTCGAATGTGAATTTGCCATTTGCGATGCTCTTTGTTGTATCGTTCTTCATGGGGTTTGAAGCTACGGCGTTATTCCGCGACGAAGTTAGGCTGCCAGATCAAACGATTCCATTGGCCACCTACGGAGCTATTGTATTTATCGGGCTGATTTACACTGTTTGCGCTTATGCATTGATCATGGCCTACGGCTCGAGTGCTCAGGAAGTGGCATCTGCTTCTCCAGCAACTATGTTTTCATCTGCTTTCGAAAAGTTTGTAGGTGGCCGATATCGAATTTTGGTTTCAGGTCTTATTCTCGTTTCTGCATTCGCATGTATTCTTTCAATTCATAATGTGCTTTCTCGCTATCTCTATAACTTGGGAACTGATGGAGCGTTGCCAGGGTTTCTTAGACAGGTGCATCCGAGGTACGCGTCTCCGTACAAAGCATCTATCACCGTCTCGTTTTTGGTTCTTGCTGTACTTATGCCTTTCATTTTGCTGGGAGTTAAGCCGGAAATCCTCTATGGTCAGCTCTCGGGTGTTGGCACATCGGGCGTCATATTTTTGCTGACCTTTGTCAATTTCTCCGCCTTGGCTTGGTTTTTCACCAAAGGGAGGTTTGAGGGGGCGAGTTGGACTAAGTCGCTATTGGCTCCAGCTGTTTCTTCTGTGTTCTTTATTGTCCTGGTTTTTTTGGTTGCCAAAAATTTTGAATTGCTTGTGGGTGGGGAACCAGGGCAGAGAACCTGGATGCTATACAGTCTTGCTGTTGTACAAATAGTGGGTATGGGTTTGGCCTGCTACTATCGGGTGGCCAAGCCACATGTTTTTGAGAAGCTTGGTAGAAGTCATAGCTGA
- a CDS encoding glucose 1-dehydrogenase: MNRVLGKVTIITGAARGQGEAHTRLFAAEGAKVLMTDVLDAAGTAVAQQLRDAGHDVHYVHMDVTSETDWVTAVAEAERRWGRVDILVNNAGIVGTMKPADQEDLSAWNKLISINQQGVFLGIKHTVPAMRRAGGGSIVNISSINAAVAGPGAFSYQASKGAVRMMTKAAAMEYVVDNIRVNAVCPGQVLTPMAEEEGEESVKAFVAATPMKRAARSEEVSYGVLFLACDESSYVTGTELYIDGGYTAQ, encoded by the coding sequence ATGAATCGAGTATTGGGTAAAGTCACCATCATCACTGGTGCAGCACGTGGTCAGGGTGAAGCCCATACCCGTCTGTTCGCAGCGGAAGGTGCAAAAGTCCTTATGACTGACGTTCTTGATGCCGCTGGTACTGCGGTAGCTCAACAGCTGCGTGATGCTGGCCATGATGTTCACTACGTACACATGGATGTCACCTCTGAAACAGATTGGGTCACTGCAGTTGCGGAAGCTGAGCGTCGCTGGGGCCGAGTCGATATTCTGGTCAATAACGCAGGCATCGTCGGCACCATGAAGCCCGCCGATCAAGAGGATTTGAGTGCCTGGAACAAGCTGATTTCTATCAACCAGCAGGGTGTCTTCCTTGGCATCAAGCACACAGTCCCAGCGATGCGCCGTGCAGGCGGAGGCTCGATTGTGAACATCAGCTCTATCAATGCTGCCGTCGCGGGCCCGGGCGCGTTCTCCTACCAGGCTTCCAAGGGGGCGGTACGCATGATGACGAAGGCCGCAGCCATGGAGTATGTCGTGGACAACATCCGTGTAAACGCCGTCTGCCCTGGCCAAGTACTCACTCCTATGGCTGAAGAAGAAGGCGAAGAGTCGGTCAAAGCGTTTGTGGCCGCTACGCCTATGAAGCGTGCTGCTCGCTCTGAAGAAGTCAGCTACGGCGTACTGTTCCTGGCCTGTGACGAGTCCAGCTATGTCACTGGTACCGAGCTCTACATCGATGGTGGTTACACCGCTCAGTAA
- a CDS encoding 6,7-dimethyl-8-ribityllumazine synthase, with the protein MMETLAPNKGFLNSPQSGNAYNKRDEVNKMVATRYAFIKAGWHSDIVDRALEGFCEVIPADQIDVFDVPGAFEMPLMAQELALTGRYAAIAAAALVVDGGIYRHDFVAQAVVDGLMRVGLDTRVPVLSVSLTPHHFQETDHHRGIFSAHFVEKGREAANAALKITAIRSQALAKPQRKLQSAS; encoded by the coding sequence GTGATGGAAACGCTCGCGCCCAACAAAGGATTCCTCAACTCACCGCAGTCGGGGAATGCGTACAACAAGAGAGATGAGGTAAACAAAATGGTCGCCACTCGTTACGCTTTCATCAAAGCTGGCTGGCACAGCGACATCGTCGATCGTGCCTTGGAAGGTTTCTGTGAAGTCATCCCCGCCGATCAAATTGATGTGTTCGACGTTCCAGGGGCATTCGAAATGCCGCTGATGGCGCAGGAGCTCGCTTTGACTGGCCGTTATGCCGCCATCGCGGCAGCCGCGCTGGTGGTCGATGGCGGTATCTATCGTCATGACTTCGTTGCTCAGGCGGTGGTTGATGGGTTGATGCGCGTAGGTCTGGACACTCGGGTTCCAGTGCTTTCAGTCTCCCTCACGCCGCATCACTTCCAAGAAACCGATCATCACCGTGGCATTTTCAGCGCTCATTTCGTTGAGAAGGGCCGCGAGGCAGCTAATGCCGCACTCAAAATCACTGCTATCAGAAGTCAGGCGCTCGCCAAGCCACAACGCAAGTTGCAGTCGGCTAGCTAA
- a CDS encoding flavin reductase family protein, with product MSVVEKITQVSDVVDKNLFLQAMSILPGAVSLVTTGQGDKRMGLTVSALCSLSAEPPSLIVCVNKNASAHDELLAQGTFGVNVLKPQQTEFATLFTQRGVDRFASSEWVTRATGAPLLSSALIAFDCKLERAIDGFSHTILIGTISDIVMTPDEPAECLVWHQRRYRTSAEIA from the coding sequence ATGTCTGTTGTAGAAAAGATTACCCAGGTGAGTGACGTGGTCGACAAGAATCTGTTCTTGCAAGCGATGTCGATCCTCCCCGGTGCCGTCTCCTTGGTCACCACGGGTCAAGGTGACAAGCGAATGGGGCTTACCGTTTCGGCACTCTGCAGCCTGTCTGCAGAACCGCCTTCGCTTATCGTATGCGTCAATAAAAACGCCAGCGCACACGACGAGCTACTCGCTCAAGGAACCTTTGGTGTAAATGTGCTCAAGCCACAGCAGACCGAATTCGCCACGTTATTCACCCAGCGAGGCGTTGACCGTTTCGCGAGTTCTGAGTGGGTGACGCGCGCCACCGGGGCTCCGCTTCTGAGCAGCGCTCTGATTGCCTTTGATTGCAAGCTAGAACGCGCTATTGATGGTTTTTCCCACACCATCCTCATCGGCACCATCTCCGACATCGTGATGACTCCAGATGAGCCGGCCGAGTGCTTGGTATGGCATCAACGCCGTTACCGCACCTCCGCTGAGATTGCTTGA